The Actinomycetota bacterium DNA window AAGAGATGAAGATGCGCCCGAAGATCGACCGCCACGACTACGCGACGAAGAAGGGACACATCGAGCGGTTCCTGGGTCAGGGGCACAAGGTGAAGCTGACCATCATGTTCCGGGGCCGCGAGATGGCCCACCCGGAGCTGGGCCAGCGGATCCTCGAGCGTCTCGCGGAAGACCTGTCACCGATCGCGCACGTCGAGGTGCCGGCCAAGCTGGACGGCCGGAACATGACGATGATGTTCGCGCCGACCCGCAAGGGACCGAAGGCGGCGCAGGCAGCGGAAGGGTAGGAGAAGCGATGCCGAAGAAGAAGACGCACCGCGGCGCCGCCAAGCGCATGCGGAAGACGGCGACCGGAAAGGTCATGCGCGGTCGCGCCTTCATGTCGCACAACTACGGCAAGAAGAGCGCGCGACACAAGCGGCGTCTCACGCCGATGGTGCCGGTCTCCAAGGCCGACGCGAAGCGCGCGACCGAACTACTGGGGGGCTAGACGATGGCACGGGTGAAGCGGGCGGTCGGCGGACTCAAGAAACGCCGCGCCGTCCTCGAACGAGCGAAGGGATACCGGGGCTCGCGCAGCCGCCACTACCGCGCCGCTCGGGAGCAGGTCCTGCACTCGATGCGATACGCGTACGCCGACCGGCGCAAGCGCAAGGGCGACTTCCGGCGGCTCTGGATCGCTCGCATCAACGCCGCCAGCCGCGAGCACGGCATGTCCTACAACCGGTTCATGAACGGGTTGAAGCTGTCTGAGGTCGAGGTCGACCGGCGGATGCTTTCCGAGCTGGCCGTGAACGACAAGGCGGCTTTCGGTGCGCTGGTCGAGGTCGCCCGCGCCGGGCTCGAGCGCACCGCCGGCCGGGGCGAGTGATCTCCAACCCAAACAACCCTCAGATCCGAGCGGTCCGCAAACTGCGCAAGCGTCGGGAGCGTGAGCGACGCCGCGCGATGCTCGTCGAAGGCCATCGTGGCGTCGGCGTCGCCATGCGGACGGGCACCCCCCTGCTCGAGCTCGTTCATACGACCGACGCGGCAGCCAGACGTCCCGACATGCTCCAAGAGGCGCGCGCTTCCGGCGCGAAGATGCTCGAGGTCTCGCCGGCCGTGATGGCCTCGCTGACCGCGGTGGGATCGTCGCCCGACGTGCTGGCGATCGTCCCGCTCCGCGAGGCGAGCCTCGAGGAGGCGACGGGGGCATTCGGCCTCGGCGCGGTGCTGGCCGGCGTGCACGACCCCGCGGCCGCCGGGTCGATCCTCGCATCGTGCGCCGCCGCCGGAGGCTCGGTCGTGATAGCGACGACCGGCACCACGGATCTCTTCGCGCCGAAGGTGGTTCGCAGCGCCGCCGGCGCTCACTTCTTGCTTCGGATCGTGTCGGGGGTCGACCCCGCCGCCTGTGCCGAATCCTTGAGGATGGCCGGCGTCGGGCTGGTGACCGTCACTCCCGACGGGGAGGATCTCCCGTCCTCCCGATGGACGGAGCCGGTGGCCGTGGTCGTCGGCGAGGATGGGGCGCTGCCCGACGCCATGGCCCACCCCGTCCGGGTGCGGATAGCCGACCCAGAGATGAAGATCCGGCCTCCGC harbors:
- the rpmI gene encoding 50S ribosomal protein L35, which translates into the protein MPKKKTHRGAAKRMRKTATGKVMRGRAFMSHNYGKKSARHKRRLTPMVPVSKADAKRATELLGG
- the infC gene encoding translation initiation factor IF-3, which encodes EMKMRPKIDRHDYATKKGHIERFLGQGHKVKLTIMFRGREMAHPELGQRILERLAEDLSPIAHVEVPAKLDGRNMTMMFAPTRKGPKAAQAAEG
- the rplT gene encoding 50S ribosomal protein L20 — translated: MARVKRAVGGLKKRRAVLERAKGYRGSRSRHYRAAREQVLHSMRYAYADRRKRKGDFRRLWIARINAASREHGMSYNRFMNGLKLSEVEVDRRMLSELAVNDKAAFGALVEVARAGLERTAGRGE
- a CDS encoding RNA methyltransferase, which produces MISNPNNPQIRAVRKLRKRRERERRRAMLVEGHRGVGVAMRTGTPLLELVHTTDAAARRPDMLQEARASGAKMLEVSPAVMASLTAVGSSPDVLAIVPLREASLEEATGAFGLGAVLAGVHDPAAAGSILASCAAAGGSVVIATTGTTDLFAPKVVRSAAGAHFLLRIVSGVDPAACAESLRMAGVGLVTVTPDGEDLPSSRWTEPVAVVVGEDGALPDAMAHPVRVRIADPEMKIRPPLAAEAAVVLFEAAHRRRNGNG